Proteins from one Faecalibacterium sp. I3-3-33 genomic window:
- a CDS encoding polysaccharide pyruvyl transferase family protein — translation MKKACIFTFHNVPNYGAVLQTYALAHYIEASFGYHVDIMDFQCEGNGSEFEPTEFIKIACKSKKKIVSIYKKIMMSLYFEKSYRRKYLRFQEFKKRNLSVISYDKTHIYDAVVLGSDQIWNPDITGGFQAEFFGQSKLIKGKTNVAYAASCGDVSALSEAQTNNLIEYTSKLDYVGVREKSLSVFLHEKGVNNTCTLDPTFLLSANDYNTLVQDKAQETDPYILVYELQKNEEMEKLAFRIANEKNLKVRMLVGYISYSRKKSYEVRDAGPTEFLSLIKNADYILTNSFHGTAFSLIYKKDFNVVLPRTRTSRVIDLLNEIGLMNRIVAANECESNFEHIDYEAIEDRIRRIEISSKSFLREALGGDTD, via the coding sequence GTGAAAAAAGCGTGTATTTTTACGTTTCATAATGTCCCTAATTATGGTGCGGTTCTTCAAACATATGCCCTGGCGCATTATATTGAGGCGAGTTTTGGCTATCATGTAGATATTATGGACTTTCAATGTGAAGGAAATGGATCTGAGTTTGAACCAACTGAGTTTATAAAAATTGCTTGTAAAAGTAAGAAAAAAATCGTATCAATTTATAAAAAAATAATGATGTCTTTGTACTTCGAAAAAAGCTACAGAAGAAAGTATCTACGATTTCAGGAATTTAAAAAACGTAACCTATCGGTGATTTCATACGATAAGACTCACATATATGATGCTGTGGTACTTGGTAGTGATCAAATATGGAATCCGGATATTACAGGTGGCTTTCAAGCAGAATTTTTTGGACAGTCAAAGCTTATCAAAGGAAAAACCAATGTGGCATATGCTGCAAGTTGTGGGGATGTTTCTGCTTTATCTGAAGCTCAGACTAATAACCTAATTGAATATACCAGTAAATTGGATTATGTGGGAGTAAGAGAAAAAAGTCTTTCTGTGTTTCTTCATGAAAAGGGTGTTAATAATACCTGTACATTGGATCCAACTTTCTTGCTTTCTGCCAACGATTATAATACCTTAGTGCAAGATAAGGCGCAAGAAACTGATCCGTATATTCTCGTATATGAATTGCAAAAGAATGAGGAAATGGAAAAACTTGCGTTTAGAATTGCAAATGAAAAAAATCTCAAAGTTCGAATGCTTGTCGGGTATATAAGTTACTCGAGGAAGAAATCATATGAAGTACGAGATGCAGGACCGACTGAATTTTTATCACTTATAAAGAATGCTGACTATATTCTCACAAATTCTTTTCACGGGACGGCATTTTCGCTGATTTACAAAAAAGATTTCAACGTAGTCTTACCAAGAACAAGAACAAGCCGCGTTATTGATTTACTAAACGAAATAGGATTGATGAACCGTATTGTGGCAGCAAATGAGTGCGAATCGAACTTTGAACATATTGATTATGAAGCGATTGAAGACAGGATAAGAAGAATTGAGATTTCTTCTAAAAGCTTTTTGAGAGAAGCACTAGGAGGTGATACTGATTGA
- a CDS encoding polysaccharide biosynthesis C-terminal domain-containing protein, with product MNILVTGAKGMVGTALCNNLKNIRDGKNKTRPALHIEEIYEYDLDSTPAELDEYCQKADFVFNLAGVNRPENPEDFMKGNFGFASDLLNCLKKHGNKAPIMLSSSIQATLAGRFGNSEYGRSKKAGEELFFQYAQETGAKVAVYRFVNLMGHSRPKYNSAVSTFCWAVANDEPFTVNDRSTELELLYIDDLVEGMFDLLEGKEQHCEFDGVETVLKADGRYCCVPVTHKVTLGEIVDLLQEFKAQPTTLMMPKMPDGSFAKKLYSLYLTYLPTDKFKYALKMNVDNRGSFTELVHTADCGQVSINISKPGITKGQHWHNSKWELFIVVAGHGLIQERNINTGETVEFEVSGDKIEAVHMIPGWTHNIINLSETENLVTVMTCNEIFNPNHPDTFFEPV from the coding sequence ATGAACATTCTAGTCACAGGTGCCAAGGGCATGGTGGGAACCGCCCTGTGTAACAACCTGAAAAACATCCGAGATGGGAAAAATAAGACCCGCCCGGCATTGCATATTGAAGAAATCTACGAATATGATTTGGACTCTACCCCGGCGGAGCTGGACGAGTACTGCCAGAAGGCGGACTTTGTCTTCAATTTGGCTGGCGTGAATCGTCCGGAAAACCCGGAAGACTTCATGAAGGGCAACTTTGGCTTTGCATCTGACCTACTGAACTGCCTGAAAAAGCATGGCAACAAGGCGCCCATCATGCTGTCCAGTTCCATTCAGGCCACCCTGGCTGGTCGTTTCGGCAACAGCGAGTATGGTCGGAGCAAAAAGGCGGGCGAGGAGCTGTTCTTCCAGTATGCTCAGGAGACTGGGGCTAAGGTTGCCGTCTACCGCTTTGTCAATCTGATGGGACACAGCCGCCCCAAGTACAACAGCGCCGTCAGTACCTTCTGCTGGGCGGTTGCCAATGACGAGCCCTTCACCGTCAATGACCGCAGCACTGAGTTGGAGCTGCTGTACATCGACGACTTGGTAGAAGGAATGTTCGACCTGCTGGAAGGCAAGGAGCAGCACTGTGAGTTTGATGGTGTAGAGACTGTTCTGAAAGCAGACGGTCGCTACTGCTGTGTTCCCGTGACCCACAAGGTCACGCTGGGAGAAATTGTGGACTTGCTGCAAGAGTTCAAGGCGCAGCCCACGACGCTCATGATGCCGAAAATGCCGGACGGCTCTTTTGCCAAGAAGCTGTATTCTCTGTACCTGACCTATCTGCCCACGGACAAGTTTAAGTATGCCCTGAAGATGAACGTGGACAACCGTGGCTCCTTCACTGAACTGGTGCATACTGCCGACTGTGGACAGGTGAGCATCAACATCTCGAAGCCCGGCATCACGAAAGGACAGCACTGGCACAACTCCAAGTGGGAACTGTTCATTGTGGTGGCTGGGCACGGCTTGATTCAGGAACGGAACATCAACACCGGAGAAACGGTGGAGTTTGAGGTTTCTGGGGACAAGATCGAGGCCGTCCATATGATTCCGGGCTGGACCCACAACATCATCAACCTGTCGGAAACGGAAAATCTGGTAACCGTGATGACTTGCAACGAGATCTTCAACCCGAACCACCCGGACACCTTCTTCGAGCCGGTGTAA
- a CDS encoding glycosyltransferase — protein MKVLHINCADYGSTGAIIDSIAKYSEFEHVLCTPYITKQHEKLKTYGVCVPHELGVYKRIAYVLGYQYGFAPVSTLKIKRIIKKENPSVIHIHSANCNVVNIYSLLRFLKQNKIPFIITNHAEFFYTGSCSHAFNCEKWKSGCGNCPQLRFAANTWRDITANAWEKMKKAFAGAKQCYVVSVSPWQKKRALESPIFSGVQQRCIMNGIDASIFFEKRFLKADDWRTVLFVTADFSTTDKYSKGGFYLLELARLLKNEKIRFEVVGRTASKKVEEDNVRIIGPVHDKNELADFYRKADVALTLSQRETYGMTVAEALLCGTPVVGFKNGGSESIALSNHTQFVEFGDVKKLADIIRNKWIDYKDTHSNQIALEAEYMYSDKAMATAYENLYLEVIK, from the coding sequence ATGAAAGTTTTGCATATTAATTGTGCCGATTACGGGAGTACAGGTGCAATAATTGACAGCATTGCAAAGTATAGCGAATTCGAGCATGTGTTATGTACCCCTTATATTACTAAGCAACATGAGAAGTTGAAGACGTATGGTGTGTGTGTACCGCATGAACTGGGAGTGTACAAACGTATAGCGTATGTTTTGGGCTATCAGTACGGATTTGCACCTGTATCAACACTTAAAATTAAACGGATTATTAAAAAGGAGAATCCAAGCGTTATTCATATTCACTCGGCAAATTGCAATGTTGTTAATATATACTCTTTATTAAGATTTCTTAAACAGAATAAGATTCCTTTTATCATTACCAATCATGCAGAGTTTTTTTATACGGGATCGTGTAGCCATGCATTCAATTGTGAAAAGTGGAAGTCCGGTTGCGGAAACTGTCCTCAGCTAAGGTTTGCGGCAAATACATGGAGAGACATAACGGCAAACGCATGGGAGAAAATGAAAAAGGCATTTGCCGGAGCCAAACAATGCTATGTGGTATCTGTTTCCCCATGGCAAAAGAAGAGGGCGTTGGAATCACCGATATTTTCGGGAGTGCAGCAACGCTGCATAATGAATGGAATAGATGCAAGTATCTTCTTTGAAAAGAGATTTTTGAAGGCGGATGATTGGCGTACAGTTCTGTTTGTTACAGCTGATTTCAGCACTACAGACAAGTACAGCAAGGGTGGATTTTATCTGCTAGAATTGGCAAGACTCCTGAAAAATGAAAAAATACGATTTGAAGTTGTAGGAAGAACAGCAAGCAAAAAGGTAGAAGAGGATAATGTTCGAATAATTGGACCCGTGCATGATAAGAATGAATTAGCTGATTTCTACCGGAAGGCAGATGTGGCATTAACACTAAGTCAGAGAGAAACATATGGAATGACTGTTGCAGAGGCGCTGCTTTGCGGAACTCCGGTTGTGGGGTTTAAAAATGGTGGGTCCGAGAGCATTGCGCTTTCTAATCATACACAATTTGTTGAGTTTGGCGATGTTAAGAAACTGGCAGACATAATAAGGAACAAGTGGATTGACTATAAGGATACTCATTCAAACCAAATAGCACTTGAAGCTGAATATATGTATTCTGATAAAGCGATGGCGACAGCATATGAAAATTTGTATTTGGAGGTGATTAAGTGA
- a CDS encoding O-antigen ligase family protein, giving the protein MNQSLTYKKLRDYILIVFVYLFFRMNSYFTRGSTIEQFLLIGRVAIIALSFLLIFRVQFIPNKSMIILTVGSSFWFFLTGLQNYSGAIDILTNFLTQMWWASFLIISYLLLIRVRDDERKKIINIGVIAFYVFSLRYAIWLLSSNRYWSSGGINSIYYCVLLLPLCYLADKKTVKYSMIFIAALLTIISGKRTALISIILCGFLPPLLEKDDKRGKKKTGTMVLLMIVCIMLVYVSEYLSKSINITIIERMQSLQEDGGSGRTTTYALVWEAFKSSNIVKQVIGHGYNAVYLDKISISSAHNDFLEVLYDYGAIGLLFYVLLLFNFIFEAVKLRKAQCESFAAITAALLIYITLSCVSHLIIYPTYNVFLLFIISVGFSEYEKDQRISVGG; this is encoded by the coding sequence ATGAATCAATCTTTGACTTATAAAAAACTCAGGGACTATATACTGATAGTGTTTGTGTATCTGTTTTTTCGAATGAACTCCTATTTTACAAGAGGGTCGACTATCGAGCAATTCTTACTTATTGGAAGGGTTGCTATTATTGCACTTTCGTTTTTGTTAATTTTTCGTGTACAGTTCATTCCGAATAAAAGCATGATCATTCTCACAGTGGGAAGTAGTTTTTGGTTTTTCTTAACAGGGCTACAAAACTATTCAGGTGCAATAGATATACTGACAAACTTTCTAACCCAGATGTGGTGGGCATCTTTCTTGATCATTTCGTACCTACTTCTCATACGAGTCAGGGATGATGAGAGAAAGAAAATAATTAACATTGGAGTAATCGCATTTTATGTGTTCTCACTAAGATATGCTATATGGCTTCTGAGTAGCAATAGATATTGGAGTTCTGGGGGAATAAATTCAATATATTATTGCGTTCTCCTCTTGCCATTATGTTATTTGGCTGATAAAAAGACGGTCAAATACTCAATGATTTTCATTGCGGCATTGTTGACAATTATCTCCGGAAAAAGAACAGCGTTGATTTCCATTATTCTCTGTGGATTCCTTCCACCGCTGCTTGAAAAAGACGATAAAAGAGGAAAGAAAAAAACTGGGACAATGGTGCTCTTGATGATCGTGTGTATAATGCTTGTGTATGTATCGGAGTATCTATCTAAATCAATAAATATAACTATTATTGAACGTATGCAAAGTTTGCAGGAGGATGGGGGGTCAGGTCGGACAACAACCTATGCACTTGTTTGGGAAGCATTTAAGAGTTCAAACATTGTTAAGCAGGTAATCGGGCATGGATATAATGCTGTTTATCTTGATAAAATATCGATTTCATCTGCGCACAATGATTTTTTGGAAGTGCTTTATGATTATGGTGCAATCGGATTGCTTTTTTATGTCTTACTTTTGTTTAATTTCATTTTTGAAGCAGTAAAACTGAGAAAAGCACAGTGTGAATCCTTTGCAGCCATTACAGCTGCGCTACTAATTTATATCACTCTATCCTGTGTTAGTCATTTGATTATATATCCAACTTATAATGTTTTCTTGTTGTTTATTATATCCGTTGGATTTTCAGAGTATGAAAAGGATCAGCGAATTTCAGTAGGGGGATGA
- a CDS encoding glycosyltransferase, protein MRIDYASSAMDAQDFANLFENSPKAPGQQAQKFNRLMIQGLAENGAVVRAVTARPVTGTNCPSKFLSANSVQRGKVRYHYCSVLNVKGIKILWQTISAFVTVVFGGCDAVVTDVLNASVAYGAVTAARLRKKPCIGIVTDLPELMVTGTNQNHVKLVRKIMQKCTGYVLLTEAMNEPVNPEHKPYVIVEALCDSTIKPQPEVKAQTSCTKKCMYAGLLDARYGVKAMVDGFVLANVPDLELHIYGNGPYVDELQKVTQEHPNVIYHGIAMNDEVVQAEIEADLLINPRPTHEEFTKYSFPSKNMEYMASGTPVLTTNLPGMPEEYKQYVYLIEDESAEGIARAIKTTFDTVRSERDRKGHSAQEFVLNEKNNLFQSKRVLSMLEAK, encoded by the coding sequence ATGAGAATTGATTATGCGTCCAGCGCAATGGATGCGCAAGACTTCGCAAACCTATTTGAGAATAGTCCGAAAGCACCGGGGCAGCAGGCACAGAAATTCAACCGTCTGATGATACAAGGCTTAGCGGAAAATGGTGCAGTAGTACGGGCTGTGACGGCACGACCTGTGACTGGAACGAATTGTCCGAGCAAGTTCCTCTCAGCCAATAGCGTCCAACGGGGAAAGGTAAGATACCATTATTGTTCAGTACTGAATGTAAAGGGTATCAAGATCTTATGGCAGACGATTTCTGCGTTCGTAACGGTTGTGTTTGGCGGCTGTGATGCGGTCGTTACGGATGTACTGAATGCTTCGGTGGCCTATGGCGCTGTGACAGCAGCTCGTTTGCGAAAGAAACCATGTATCGGGATTGTGACCGATCTTCCGGAATTAATGGTAACTGGAACAAACCAAAACCATGTGAAGCTCGTGCGGAAGATTATGCAGAAGTGTACCGGATATGTTCTCCTTACAGAAGCGATGAACGAACCGGTAAACCCTGAACATAAACCTTATGTGATTGTTGAAGCATTGTGCGATTCAACGATAAAACCGCAGCCGGAGGTAAAAGCGCAAACGAGTTGTACTAAGAAGTGTATGTATGCTGGTTTGCTAGATGCTCGATACGGAGTAAAGGCTATGGTGGATGGATTTGTCCTTGCCAATGTACCGGATTTAGAACTGCATATCTATGGAAATGGTCCTTATGTGGATGAGTTGCAGAAGGTGACGCAGGAGCATCCGAATGTGATTTACCACGGAATTGCTATGAATGATGAAGTGGTTCAGGCAGAAATAGAGGCCGACTTGCTTATCAATCCGCGCCCGACCCATGAAGAGTTTACCAAGTATTCGTTCCCTTCAAAGAATATGGAATATATGGCATCTGGCACACCAGTTCTTACGACGAATCTTCCCGGTATGCCAGAAGAATATAAGCAGTATGTCTACTTGATCGAGGACGAGTCGGCGGAGGGGATTGCAAGAGCAATAAAGACTACTTTCGATACTGTGCGAAGCGAAAGAGACAGAAAAGGACATAGTGCACAAGAATTTGTTTTAAATGAGAAAAATAATTTATTTCAAAGTAAACGTGTTCTCTCAATGCTGGAGGCAAAGTAA
- a CDS encoding polysaccharide biosynthesis protein, with translation MSAFDNATLMITGGTGSFGSTVLKHFLDSDLKEIRIFSRDEKKQDDMRHELQAKHPENAKKVKFYIGDVRNPQSIRDAMPGVDYIFHAAALKQVPSCEFFPMQAVQTNIIGTDNVLHAAIDAGVKRVVCLSTDKAAYPINAMGISKAMMEHVIYANARVAAERGGTTICCTRYGNVMCSRGSVIPLFIDQIKAGNPITITDPNMTRFLMNLDEAVDLVMFAFQHANPGDLFIQKADASTIGDLAKAVQQLFGDTGTNIIGTRHGEKLFETLMTREERLRSQDMGHYFRVAADNRDLNYDKFVVKGEVHTMADESYTSHNTERLDVEGTVKKILTTEYVQNALKGIPNV, from the coding sequence ATGTCTGCATTTGATAACGCAACCCTTATGATCACTGGTGGTACTGGTTCTTTTGGTTCTACCGTTCTGAAGCACTTTCTGGATTCTGACCTGAAGGAAATCCGTATCTTCTCTCGTGACGAAAAGAAGCAGGACGATATGCGCCATGAGCTTCAGGCCAAGCACCCGGAGAACGCCAAGAAGGTCAAGTTCTACATCGGTGATGTCCGCAATCCTCAGTCCATCCGTGACGCAATGCCCGGTGTTGACTACATCTTCCACGCTGCTGCTCTGAAGCAGGTTCCTTCCTGCGAGTTCTTCCCCATGCAGGCCGTCCAGACCAACATCATCGGTACCGATAACGTCCTGCACGCTGCTATTGATGCCGGTGTCAAGCGTGTCGTCTGCCTGTCCACTGATAAAGCAGCCTACCCCATCAACGCCATGGGTATTTCCAAAGCCATGATGGAGCACGTCATCTACGCAAACGCCCGTGTGGCGGCCGAGCGTGGCGGCACCACCATCTGCTGCACCCGTTATGGCAACGTTATGTGCAGCCGTGGCTCTGTCATTCCTCTGTTCATCGACCAGATCAAGGCCGGCAATCCCATCACAATCACCGACCCCAACATGACCCGCTTCCTGATGAATCTGGACGAGGCTGTGGATCTGGTTATGTTCGCCTTCCAGCACGCCAACCCCGGCGACCTGTTCATCCAGAAGGCAGACGCTTCCACCATTGGTGATCTGGCAAAGGCTGTCCAGCAACTCTTCGGCGACACCGGTACGAACATCATTGGCACCCGTCACGGCGAGAAGCTGTTCGAGACCTTGATGACCCGTGAGGAGCGTCTGCGCAGCCAGGATATGGGCCACTACTTCCGTGTTGCCGCTGACAACCGTGACCTGAACTATGACAAGTTTGTGGTCAAGGGCGAGGTACATACCATGGCGGACGAGTCTTACACCAGCCACAACACCGAGCGCCTGGATGTGGAAGGCACTGTCAAGAAAATCCTGACCACCGAGTATGTTCAGAATGCACTGAAGGGCATCCCGAATGTCTAA
- a CDS encoding PglD-related sugar-binding protein, which yields MSKEKLLLIGAGGFGRMVAEQATFRYDCAFVDDGQPVGTEICGIPVVGGLADLPELRKEYSLLVVGIGNNRFRAQVYEKAKSLGYAFPNIIAPGAYISPYAKLGCGCVVLQNACVQNGASVGDGVLLNAGTEVHCDATVGDYALIYTNSVVRTGATVGDFARIGSNCTICNHATVPDGADIPDCTAVH from the coding sequence ATGTCTAAAGAAAAGTTACTGCTGATTGGTGCCGGCGGCTTTGGGCGCATGGTGGCGGAGCAGGCGACGTTCCGATATGATTGTGCTTTCGTGGATGACGGACAGCCTGTGGGTACCGAGATTTGCGGTATTCCGGTGGTTGGCGGTCTTGCTGATTTGCCGGAGCTGCGGAAAGAGTACAGCTTGCTGGTGGTGGGTATCGGCAACAATCGGTTCCGGGCACAGGTGTATGAGAAAGCAAAATCACTTGGCTATGCGTTCCCCAACATCATTGCTCCCGGTGCCTACATCAGTCCATACGCAAAGTTGGGCTGTGGCTGCGTGGTGCTGCAAAATGCCTGTGTCCAGAATGGTGCGTCCGTTGGCGACGGTGTTCTGCTGAATGCCGGAACAGAGGTCCACTGTGATGCGACGGTAGGGGACTACGCCCTTATCTACACCAACAGCGTAGTTCGCACAGGCGCAACGGTGGGGGACTTTGCCCGCATCGGCAGCAACTGCACCATCTGCAATCATGCAACCGTGCCGGATGGCGCAGATATTCCGGACTGCACCGCAGTACACTAA
- a CDS encoding glycosyltransferase family 4 protein: MNILLFMSSGLDTPGPSWHLYTALIEDLVSYGHKVHLIESHSTGINPDCPERLKGLENFSYETINIETVAKKAFAKRYLVGVKYCFKARKVFKAQQNFDVMMVQSCPWAPFAITFAKSYVKTPVIYNSQDMFPGASIANGAMKQKWMQKIFYMFQKVAYRRADHISVISEDMKQKVIEQGVPAAKITVIPDWYDDKSVREIPWEDNLFVKKYDLKKDCFYVQFAGTMGMNFDYKMVLRVAEKLKQEKKIVFQMIGQGSQKDDFVHAAQEKKLDNIVFLPLEPQEMVPHVYSACSACLIPLPRGVIGNSVPSKAGLLMACHRVIVTSADEGSDYNDMFKREQIGMAFDCDDSDGVAKGILKLRDEPEYCSRLADNAQKYGKAVYTRTVNTKLYEDLYRRIGGKA, translated from the coding sequence ATGAATATTTTGTTGTTCATGTCCAGCGGCCTTGATACACCGGGTCCTTCATGGCATCTATACACGGCGCTAATCGAAGATCTTGTTTCTTATGGACATAAGGTACATTTAATCGAGAGCCATTCTACCGGAATTAATCCGGATTGTCCTGAAAGACTGAAAGGACTTGAAAATTTCTCTTATGAAACCATCAATATAGAAACGGTTGCAAAAAAAGCATTCGCCAAGAGATATCTGGTGGGTGTTAAATACTGTTTTAAGGCTCGGAAGGTTTTTAAGGCTCAGCAGAATTTTGATGTAATGATGGTTCAATCGTGTCCGTGGGCACCTTTTGCGATCACATTCGCAAAAAGCTACGTGAAGACTCCGGTGATTTATAATAGTCAAGATATGTTTCCGGGGGCTTCTATAGCGAATGGTGCAATGAAGCAGAAATGGATGCAGAAGATTTTCTATATGTTTCAGAAGGTTGCATATCGAAGAGCAGATCATATTTCTGTGATTTCAGAGGATATGAAGCAAAAAGTGATAGAGCAGGGCGTTCCGGCTGCCAAGATTACAGTTATCCCAGACTGGTATGATGATAAGAGCGTTCGAGAAATTCCGTGGGAAGATAATTTGTTTGTAAAAAAATACGACTTGAAAAAAGATTGCTTCTATGTTCAGTTTGCAGGAACTATGGGCATGAACTTTGATTATAAGATGGTGCTTCGAGTTGCTGAGAAATTGAAACAGGAAAAGAAAATAGTGTTCCAGATGATTGGTCAGGGAAGCCAGAAGGATGACTTTGTTCATGCGGCGCAAGAAAAAAAGCTTGATAATATCGTGTTTCTGCCACTGGAGCCGCAAGAGATGGTTCCACATGTGTATAGTGCTTGTTCAGCATGTTTGATTCCGCTTCCTCGTGGAGTTATTGGAAATTCAGTTCCAAGCAAAGCCGGACTTTTAATGGCATGTCATAGAGTTATTGTGACCTCGGCAGATGAGGGATCGGATTACAACGATATGTTCAAAAGAGAACAGATTGGTATGGCGTTTGATTGCGACGATTCGGATGGCGTTGCCAAAGGTATTTTAAAATTGAGGGACGAGCCGGAGTATTGCAGTCGATTAGCCGATAACGCCCAAAAATATGGAAAAGCCGTCTACACAAGAACGGTGAACACCAAGCTTTATGAGGATCTGTATCGCAGAATTGGAGGAAAAGCATGA
- a CDS encoding oligosaccharide flippase family protein, which translates to MNKYKKLLSNTAAMTVGQFSSKILSFLLIPLYTSILSTEEYGIYDIIVTTVTLLTPFLTLVISEAILRFAIDNDYDNRYVLTIGVTLVVLGSGVLILLSPIFSFVGSIAKYRIWIVIFFFVMNLHTVLIQFLKGINKVMQYSIMGVISTMTTLSLNIYFLVIRNYGIVGYLLATTMSHLLVSLIIIIHNKLWTYVVNPLSIPRNVYKDMLRFSVPMIPNSISWWVSDSSDKYVILWFLSSAEVGLYSIAYKIPTLLTMVMSLFVSAFQISIFDEFKKEDGSNFFKTVYTSVMMALLVAASMLIFASKYLAVVLYKNSFYSAWMVGCILIFAFVFNSLSSLIGTIYTATKKTSVLFYSTLAAACVNIALNIILIPCYGLYGAAFATLVSYVCVWLIRALLAKKQMEKGFIDRNSLIIMVLIAFQIVIELSSLEYKMFLSFVIVLLVIAAAYKKLRNSILYDKITTIIERRK; encoded by the coding sequence TTGAATAAATACAAAAAACTCCTATCTAATACAGCTGCAATGACAGTTGGCCAATTTTCTAGTAAGATCCTTAGCTTCCTTCTTATACCATTATATACGTCAATTCTTTCTACAGAGGAGTATGGAATTTACGATATAATCGTAACGACCGTTACACTATTGACACCATTTCTGACGCTTGTAATATCTGAAGCTATCCTGCGTTTCGCAATAGACAATGATTACGACAATCGATATGTACTTACTATTGGTGTAACGTTAGTTGTACTGGGTAGTGGAGTTCTTATCCTGCTGTCACCAATATTTTCCTTTGTTGGGTCAATAGCGAAGTATAGAATCTGGATAGTTATTTTCTTCTTTGTGATGAATTTGCACACGGTGCTAATTCAGTTCCTGAAGGGAATTAATAAGGTGATGCAATATTCAATAATGGGTGTTATTAGCACAATGACAACCCTGAGTTTGAATATTTATTTTCTGGTTATTAGAAATTACGGAATTGTGGGATATCTTCTAGCGACAACGATGTCACATCTGCTTGTATCGCTCATAATTATCATCCATAACAAATTGTGGACGTATGTAGTCAATCCGCTTTCGATACCGAGAAATGTATATAAAGATATGTTGCGTTTTTCCGTCCCTATGATCCCGAACTCCATAAGTTGGTGGGTAAGTGACTCGTCGGATAAATATGTAATACTGTGGTTTTTGTCATCTGCAGAAGTTGGATTATACTCGATTGCGTATAAAATTCCTACTCTACTAACGATGGTTATGTCTCTATTTGTTTCTGCTTTTCAAATATCAATATTTGACGAGTTCAAAAAAGAAGATGGCTCGAATTTCTTCAAAACTGTATATACAAGCGTTATGATGGCACTGCTTGTGGCTGCCTCCATGCTTATTTTTGCATCTAAGTATTTAGCAGTTGTTCTATACAAAAATAGTTTTTATAGCGCCTGGATGGTTGGCTGTATTCTAATTTTTGCATTTGTTTTTAATTCACTGTCATCTCTTATTGGTACGATATACACTGCAACAAAAAAGACGAGCGTTTTATTTTATTCAACCTTGGCAGCAGCATGTGTGAATATAGCACTAAATATTATTCTTATTCCGTGCTACGGTTTGTATGGAGCTGCATTTGCAACGCTTGTCAGCTATGTATGCGTTTGGCTCATTCGTGCACTGCTTGCAAAAAAACAAATGGAAAAAGGATTTATAGACAGGAACTCTCTGATAATAATGGTTCTGATTGCTTTTCAAATAGTGATTGAATTGTCATCTCTTGAGTACAAAATGTTTTTGTCATTTGTTATTGTACTACTTGTCATTGCTGCCGCATACAAAAAACTAAGGAATAGTATTTTGTATGATAAGATTACGACAATTATAGAAAGAAGGAAATAA